From the Roseofilum casamattae BLCC-M143 genome, the window TCTCGCCGGTTGTATGGCTTAGTAAGCCAGACCCATGCTCCGAGTGGTTTCAGCGCCGAGGTAAACCCGGATACTTAAGAAATCAGTGGGGCACGCCGTTTCGCAACGCTTGCAGCCAATGCAGTCTTCAGTGCGAGGAGAAGCCGCAATTTGTCCGGCTTTACAGCCATCCCAAGGTACCATTTCCAGGACATCTAGGGGGCAAGCACGAACGCACTGGGTGCAACCAATGCAGGTATCGTAAATTTTTACTGAATGAGACATTGAATAATTACTCCCAACAACAGTTTCGATCGTGAGATTTTCCCGACCCCCATCCGCGAGGGATATCCTTTCTGGATGCGAGTGCAGGGGTTTTAGAACATTCTGGATTGCTCCAGAAGAGTAAACCGAGCAATAGCGAATGGAAAAAATCCGCCGATCGCCCCGAACTTTACAGGTTTAAGGTAACCTGCCAGTGTCATAACCGGATCAAAGCTTAGTTTACCGCAGGGGTTCAACTGAGATAAACAAAAGGATGAGAAACTTTAAACAACTTGACATTTTGCGATCGCATTTTTGCTTATTTCTGGCTTTGCGGACGAGAATTGGAAATTTTGTGGGCCATGTCCGGTTTTCGTGAAAAAGCACGATATACTCCTGTCGGTAGTGTGCTTGATAAATCATGGTAGCAGTAGCAATCTTAGCCGCAGGACGGGGAACTCGGATGAAGTCGGAGTTACCGAAAGTCTTACACCCGTTGGGAGGCCGCTCTCTCGTCCAACGGGCAATCGATAGTTGCCAACTCATTTCTCCAGTCCGTCAATTCGTTATTGTTGGATATCGAGCCGATTTAGTAGAAGCCTCTCTCGAGGGGGTGGATGGATTAGAATTTGTTATCCAAGCCGAGCAATTAGGAACCGGCCATGCGGTGCAGCAAGTGTTGCCCCATCTGGAAGGGTTTGCTGGCGATTTTTTAGTGTTGAATGGGGATGTGCCGCTGTTGCGCCCGGAAACTATTGAGAGTTTACTGAAGGTGCATCAAACCCATCAGAATGGTGCGACGATCCTAACCGCTCAACATCCGAATCCAAAAGGTTACGGGCGGGTATTCTGCGATAGCGATAATATTTTGCAACAGATTGTGGAAGACCGGGATTGTACGGATGCCCAACGGCAAAATCGCCGGATTAATGCTGGAGTGTATTGTTTTAATTGGAGCCAACTGGCGCAAGTCTTGCCGCAGTTGAAGTCGGAAAACGACCAGAAGGAATATTATTTAACTGATGCGGTGAATTATTTAGAGAAGGTGATGGCTGTTGATGTTGATGACTATGAGGAGATTTTAGGCATTAACGATCGCAAGCAGTTGGCGACAGCCTATCAGATTCTGCAAGGCCGGGTGAAAGAACATTGGATGAAAGCTGGGGTAACGTTGGTCGATCCGGATAGTATTACCATTGACGATACGGTGGAGATTGGCCGAGATGTTACTATTGAACCGCAAACTCATCTGCGTGGCGAGAGCGCGATCGCATCGGGATGTCGCATCGGTCCGGGTAGCTTAATCGAGAATAGTCAAATTGGCGAAGGTGTTAATGTATTCTATTCCGTAATTAGCAATAGTACGGTGGCTGCTGGAACTCGCGTCGGTCCCTACGCTCATTTGCGCGGCCGTGCCGAAATTGGCGAAGGCTGTCGGATTGGGAATTTTGTCGAAATTAAGAAATCTCAAATTGGTAATAAGACCAATGTGGCTCATTTATCTTACATTGGCGATGCGGAACTGGGAGAGAAGGTTAATGTGGGAGCGGGGACGATTACGGCCAATTATGATGGCTATCAGAAGCATAAGACAGTCATTGGCGATCGCACCAAAACTGGCTCGAATAGCGTCTTAGTTGCTCCGATTACCGTCGGCGAAGATGTCACTATCGGTGCGGGGTCTGTGGTGACTAAAGACGTGCCTAATGATGCGTTGGTGGTGGCTCGCGCGCCGCAAAAAGTTCGTCCCGGATGGCGACCGAAAACTGCTCCGAAAGAGGGTTCGACATAAGCTCGAGTCAGCTATTGGAAAGATAGGAGCGATCGCTTGGCGATCGCAATAACAATAGTTGAGCTAACCTCGCTCTTAGGCTTGTTGCTGGACTAAGCGGGCGATCGCAGCTTTCTCCAGCAACCCGACTAAATTCCCATTATTCCGCACCACGGGCAGTTGCTCCAGTTTCTTTTGTTCTAATAATTGCACCACTTCCAATAAGGTTTGGTCGGATTGCACGATTTCGGAGGTGGGAACCGGTTTAACTAAAGTCGTCACTGGAGTAATCGTCCATTGGGAGGTCGAAATAGCGCGCATATCGTCAACGGCGACAGTTCCCAATAACCGACCTTCATCATCAATTGCCAGAAATTTCTGCCATTTATTTTGTCCGATGACATAATTATTCGCAAACTCCCGCAAGGATAAACTGTCCGGGACAATCGGACTTTCCTGATTCACTGCATCCTCAGCTTTCAGCTTAGTTAAAATATTTTGAATTGTTGCCGACTGAGCGGAGCGACCGGCATTTTGCAGTAAGAACGAACCAATGAGTAATGTCCAAATGCTACCGGGAAGAGCGACGCCAAAGAGGTTCAGGTGAATATTGAATAGGGAGAGAAACCCGAGAGTGATGGCACTCCAACCAATAACTTGTCCCATGCGACTGGCAAAGATAATCCCGCGATTGGGGTTGCCGGTAATTTTCCAGACCAAAGCTTTGAGAATATTCCCGCCATCGAGGGGTAAACCGGGAATCAGGTTAAACAAGGCTAACACCAGATTGATGTAGGCGAGCAGCTCGATAACCGCTGCGACGGGACCGGTAATGGGAGCGTAGAGACCGATGGCAGTGAGGATACCAAAGAGCATTATACTGACTCCAGGACCGGCGATCGCCACCCAAAACGCTTCGGCGGGAGTTTCCGACTCTTTTTCTAACCGCGCTAATCCTCCGAAGAGAAATAATGTAATCGAGTTGACTCCAATACCTTGGCGAATGGCGAC encodes:
- the psaC gene encoding photosystem I iron-sulfur center protein PsaC, whose product is MSHSVKIYDTCIGCTQCVRACPLDVLEMVPWDGCKAGQIAASPRTEDCIGCKRCETACPTDFLSIRVYLGAETTRSMGLAY
- the glmU gene encoding bifunctional UDP-N-acetylglucosamine diphosphorylase/glucosamine-1-phosphate N-acetyltransferase GlmU; protein product: MVAVAILAAGRGTRMKSELPKVLHPLGGRSLVQRAIDSCQLISPVRQFVIVGYRADLVEASLEGVDGLEFVIQAEQLGTGHAVQQVLPHLEGFAGDFLVLNGDVPLLRPETIESLLKVHQTHQNGATILTAQHPNPKGYGRVFCDSDNILQQIVEDRDCTDAQRQNRRINAGVYCFNWSQLAQVLPQLKSENDQKEYYLTDAVNYLEKVMAVDVDDYEEILGINDRKQLATAYQILQGRVKEHWMKAGVTLVDPDSITIDDTVEIGRDVTIEPQTHLRGESAIASGCRIGPGSLIENSQIGEGVNVFYSVISNSTVAAGTRVGPYAHLRGRAEIGEGCRIGNFVEIKKSQIGNKTNVAHLSYIGDAELGEKVNVGAGTITANYDGYQKHKTVIGDRTKTGSNSVLVAPITVGEDVTIGAGSVVTKDVPNDALVVARAPQKVRPGWRPKTAPKEGST
- a CDS encoding site-2 protease family protein: MNGNNIRVGNLFGIPFYLNPSWFLVLGLVTFSYGDALNSTFPQLGLIVSLLLGLGAALLLFSSVLAHELGHSLVAIRQGIGVNSITLFLFGGLARLEKESETPAEAFWVAIAGPGVSIMLFGILTAIGLYAPITGPVAAVIELLAYINLVLALFNLIPGLPLDGGNILKALVWKITGNPNRGIIFASRMGQVIGWSAITLGFLSLFNIHLNLFGVALPGSIWTLLIGSFLLQNAGRSAQSATIQNILTKLKAEDAVNQESPIVPDSLSLREFANNYVIGQNKWQKFLAIDDEGRLLGTVAVDDMRAISTSQWTITPVTTLVKPVPTSEIVQSDQTLLEVVQLLEQKKLEQLPVVRNNGNLVGLLEKAAIARLVQQQA